Proteins encoded by one window of Salarias fasciatus chromosome 1, fSalaFa1.1, whole genome shotgun sequence:
- the LOC115393413 gene encoding immunoglobulin-like domain-containing receptor 2 isoform X1, translated as MRRKRKGDDVRRKTALPGKLTRSMWPALWTPKWWIFTVCVAGVFPQPCAGVHVFVRDEKRYAVLFQSVVLPCQYNSVSTQTAVVQWVYKSYCRDRTRDSFSFPDSLGGGLGGGGMTSTSGGSGGSYDTGMTASYLDCSDNSRTVRTVASISGSSVTLSEYYKNRDISIINKADLRIGEVQWGDSGVYICKVVISDDLEGQNEASVELLVLGFSGVPEDLLPDFDLKIMPEWVFVLAVVLGSVLFLLLVGVCWCQCCPHSCCCYVSCWCCPDTCCCPRHLYEAGKGIKTGTSTPQSPVYPPYFVTGVPSMVPIAPPSLVDKMSSVPASDGSLLTAVPMHAVGVGVPYRVPSPQDQDSLRVLQYVEKQLAHFNPARSTSHHSCSVSELSSLHEGDAGFRQTFRNVQKKALPAIPDQDSQPEPQQHRGSRSPEPQRYHGSPPSPRRHREDPDSDPRRRPDDPPQPRRYSDDPPPSSPPRRPGRNQRQQNHSEEENHGRWNPRSEHLHRKTYRNAERTGSLDELEEFAAHYRQRGGRGAERREEDRGDYEMELQDFGGYPSYRIGPPQHYHSHENDSSDHEDQPRRSKSKAHNISPIPSPTKRRGTWDNERSAPPPPAAGPPSASSQEKDYDATFLNSLLERKAKLRGVSQGKSGGRGEDDSDTPSKGSSKKSSGESSRHCSRSPSNRPEVDSLPAHSDTERNRTDRPSPRPPAASSRPAHSLSGRREDPRDKTRKVGTLLSRDSLIV; from the exons GTGTCTTCCCTCAGCCATGCGCTGGTGTCCATGTGTTTGTGAGGGATGAGAAGCGGTACGCTGTGCTGTTTCAGTCGGTCGTCCTGCCATGTCAGTACAACAGCGTGTCCACACAAACCGCCGTGGTGCAGTGGGTTTACAAGTCCTACTGTCGGGACCGCACACGGGACTCGTTCAGCTTCCCTGACAGCCTCGGCGGGGGGCTCGGAGGAGGTGGGATGACCAGCACAAGCGGAGGATCCGGCGGAAGCTACGACACAGGAATGACTGCAAGTTACCTCGACTGCTCCGACAACAGCAGGACTGTCCGAACCGTGGCCTCCATCTCTGGCTCCTCAGTCACACTGTCAGAGTACTACAAGAACAGAGACATCTCCATCATCAACA AGGCAGACCTGCGTATAGGAGAGGTCCAGTGGGGAGACAGTGGAGTGTACATCTGCAAAGTGGTCATATCTGATGACCTCGAGGGACAGAACGAAGCCTCGGTGGAGCTCCTGGTTCTTG GTTTCTCAGGTGTGCCAGAAGATCTCCTACCAGACTTTGATTTGAAGATTATGCCAG AGTGGGTGTTTGTGCTTGCGGTGGTGCTCGGCAGTGTTTTATTCCTGCTGTTGGTCGGGGTGTGCTGGTGTCAGTGTTGTCCtcactcctgctgctgctacgtcagctgctggtgctgtCCCGACACGTGCTGCTGCCCCCGACATC TGTACGAAGCTGGAAAAGGAATAAAGACGGGCACTTCCACCCCTCAGTCCCCTGTCTACCCTCCGTACTTTGTCACCGGTGTCCCCAGCATGGTCCCTATTGCCCCTCCGTCTCTGGTGGATAAGATGTCCTCTGTGCCGGCCTCAGATGGCAGCCTTCTAACAGCAG TGCCGATGCATGCTGTAGGCGTAGGGGTCCCCTACCGCGTGCCCTCACCTCAGGATCAGGACTCTCTCAGGGTGCTACAGTATGTAGAGAAACAGCTGGCTCACTTCAACCCCGCCAGGTCCACCAGCCACCACT cTTGTAGCGTGTCTGAGCTGAGTTCCCTCCACGAGGGAGACGCCGGCTTCCGTCAGACATTTCGAAACGTCCAGAAGAAAGCTCTGCCGGCCATCCCCGATCAGGACAGTCAGCCTGAACCCCAGCAGCACCGGGGAAGCCGCAGCCCCGAGCCGCAGCGTTACCACGGCAGTCCCCCATCTCCCCGCCGTCATCGTGAGGACCCGGACTCGgatccccgccgccgcccggacGACCCTCCTCAGCCCCGTCGATACAGCGAcgaccctcctccatcctccccgcCGCGCAGGCCCGGCCGGAATCAGAGGCAGCAGAACCACAGTGAGGAGGAAAACCACGGCAG GTGGAACCCTCGATCGGAGCATCTGCACAGGAAGACGTATCGCAACGCAGAGCGAACCGGCTCCCTGGACGAGCTGGAGGAGTTTGCCGCGCATtacaggcagagaggaggaagaggagcagagaggagggaggaagatcGGGGCGACTACGAGATGGAGCTCCAGGACTTCGGCGGATACCCTTCCTACCGCATCGGCCCTCCGCAGCATTACCACAGTCATGAGAACGACAGCAGTGACCACGAAGATCAGCCCCGCCGGAGCAAGAGCAAAGCACACAACATCAGCCCGATCCCCTCGCCCACGAAGAGGCGGGGCACCTGGGATAATGAACGcagcgccccccctccccccgccgctGGCCCGCCATCAGCTTCTTCTCAAGAAAAGGACTACGACGCCACGTTCCTGAACAGTCTGCTGGAGCGCAAGGCGAAGCTGAGAGGGGTCAGCCAAGGGAAGAGCGGCGGCCGAGGTGAGGACGACTCGGACACGCCCTCTAAGGGCAGCTCCAAAAAGAGCAGCGGGGAGTCCAGCCGGCACTGCAGCCGCTCGCCCAGCAACAGGCCGGAGGTGGACTCACTGCCCGCTCACTCAGATACAGAGCGAAACAGAACCGACAGGCCGTCTCCACGGCCGCCCGCTGCCAGCAGCCGTCCTGCGCATTCCCTCAGCGGTCGCAGGGAGGACCCCAGAGACAAGACCCGGAAAGTG GGCACCCTTCTCAGCCGAGACTCTCTCATCGTCTGA
- the LOC115393413 gene encoding immunoglobulin-like domain-containing receptor 2 isoform X2, with translation MRRKRKGDDVRRKTALPGKLTRSMWPALWTPKWWIFTVCVAGVFPQPCAGVHVFVRDEKRYAVLFQSVVLPCQYNSVSTQTAVVQWVYKSYCRDRTRDSFSFPDSLGGGLGGGGMTSTSGGSGGSYDTGMTASYLDCSDNSRTVRTVASISGSSVTLSEYYKNRDISIINKADLRIGEVQWGDSGVYICKVVISDDLEGQNEASVELLVLEWVFVLAVVLGSVLFLLLVGVCWCQCCPHSCCCYVSCWCCPDTCCCPRHLYEAGKGIKTGTSTPQSPVYPPYFVTGVPSMVPIAPPSLVDKMSSVPASDGSLLTAVPMHAVGVGVPYRVPSPQDQDSLRVLQYVEKQLAHFNPARSTSHHSCSVSELSSLHEGDAGFRQTFRNVQKKALPAIPDQDSQPEPQQHRGSRSPEPQRYHGSPPSPRRHREDPDSDPRRRPDDPPQPRRYSDDPPPSSPPRRPGRNQRQQNHSEEENHGRWNPRSEHLHRKTYRNAERTGSLDELEEFAAHYRQRGGRGAERREEDRGDYEMELQDFGGYPSYRIGPPQHYHSHENDSSDHEDQPRRSKSKAHNISPIPSPTKRRGTWDNERSAPPPPAAGPPSASSQEKDYDATFLNSLLERKAKLRGVSQGKSGGRGEDDSDTPSKGSSKKSSGESSRHCSRSPSNRPEVDSLPAHSDTERNRTDRPSPRPPAASSRPAHSLSGRREDPRDKTRKVGTLLSRDSLIV, from the exons GTGTCTTCCCTCAGCCATGCGCTGGTGTCCATGTGTTTGTGAGGGATGAGAAGCGGTACGCTGTGCTGTTTCAGTCGGTCGTCCTGCCATGTCAGTACAACAGCGTGTCCACACAAACCGCCGTGGTGCAGTGGGTTTACAAGTCCTACTGTCGGGACCGCACACGGGACTCGTTCAGCTTCCCTGACAGCCTCGGCGGGGGGCTCGGAGGAGGTGGGATGACCAGCACAAGCGGAGGATCCGGCGGAAGCTACGACACAGGAATGACTGCAAGTTACCTCGACTGCTCCGACAACAGCAGGACTGTCCGAACCGTGGCCTCCATCTCTGGCTCCTCAGTCACACTGTCAGAGTACTACAAGAACAGAGACATCTCCATCATCAACA AGGCAGACCTGCGTATAGGAGAGGTCCAGTGGGGAGACAGTGGAGTGTACATCTGCAAAGTGGTCATATCTGATGACCTCGAGGGACAGAACGAAGCCTCGGTGGAGCTCCTGGTTCTTG AGTGGGTGTTTGTGCTTGCGGTGGTGCTCGGCAGTGTTTTATTCCTGCTGTTGGTCGGGGTGTGCTGGTGTCAGTGTTGTCCtcactcctgctgctgctacgtcagctgctggtgctgtCCCGACACGTGCTGCTGCCCCCGACATC TGTACGAAGCTGGAAAAGGAATAAAGACGGGCACTTCCACCCCTCAGTCCCCTGTCTACCCTCCGTACTTTGTCACCGGTGTCCCCAGCATGGTCCCTATTGCCCCTCCGTCTCTGGTGGATAAGATGTCCTCTGTGCCGGCCTCAGATGGCAGCCTTCTAACAGCAG TGCCGATGCATGCTGTAGGCGTAGGGGTCCCCTACCGCGTGCCCTCACCTCAGGATCAGGACTCTCTCAGGGTGCTACAGTATGTAGAGAAACAGCTGGCTCACTTCAACCCCGCCAGGTCCACCAGCCACCACT cTTGTAGCGTGTCTGAGCTGAGTTCCCTCCACGAGGGAGACGCCGGCTTCCGTCAGACATTTCGAAACGTCCAGAAGAAAGCTCTGCCGGCCATCCCCGATCAGGACAGTCAGCCTGAACCCCAGCAGCACCGGGGAAGCCGCAGCCCCGAGCCGCAGCGTTACCACGGCAGTCCCCCATCTCCCCGCCGTCATCGTGAGGACCCGGACTCGgatccccgccgccgcccggacGACCCTCCTCAGCCCCGTCGATACAGCGAcgaccctcctccatcctccccgcCGCGCAGGCCCGGCCGGAATCAGAGGCAGCAGAACCACAGTGAGGAGGAAAACCACGGCAG GTGGAACCCTCGATCGGAGCATCTGCACAGGAAGACGTATCGCAACGCAGAGCGAACCGGCTCCCTGGACGAGCTGGAGGAGTTTGCCGCGCATtacaggcagagaggaggaagaggagcagagaggagggaggaagatcGGGGCGACTACGAGATGGAGCTCCAGGACTTCGGCGGATACCCTTCCTACCGCATCGGCCCTCCGCAGCATTACCACAGTCATGAGAACGACAGCAGTGACCACGAAGATCAGCCCCGCCGGAGCAAGAGCAAAGCACACAACATCAGCCCGATCCCCTCGCCCACGAAGAGGCGGGGCACCTGGGATAATGAACGcagcgccccccctccccccgccgctGGCCCGCCATCAGCTTCTTCTCAAGAAAAGGACTACGACGCCACGTTCCTGAACAGTCTGCTGGAGCGCAAGGCGAAGCTGAGAGGGGTCAGCCAAGGGAAGAGCGGCGGCCGAGGTGAGGACGACTCGGACACGCCCTCTAAGGGCAGCTCCAAAAAGAGCAGCGGGGAGTCCAGCCGGCACTGCAGCCGCTCGCCCAGCAACAGGCCGGAGGTGGACTCACTGCCCGCTCACTCAGATACAGAGCGAAACAGAACCGACAGGCCGTCTCCACGGCCGCCCGCTGCCAGCAGCCGTCCTGCGCATTCCCTCAGCGGTCGCAGGGAGGACCCCAGAGACAAGACCCGGAAAGTG GGCACCCTTCTCAGCCGAGACTCTCTCATCGTCTGA